The DNA region GGATATCAAGTTAACGCTGACTTTGATTATTCTGCTCTGTCTGATTTTTTGGAGTTCCATATTAATAATGTTGGTGACCCATTTGTCGCGGGCACCTATGGCATTCACTCACGGATGATGGAACGCCCTATCATCGAATTCTTTGCCAAACTTTTTCATGCAAAAGAGAAGGATTATTGGGGTTATGTGACTAGTGGTGGCACTGAGGCAAATATGTATGGTCTGTATACAGGCCGTGTTTTTCTAGAGTCAGAATCAACATCGTCTGTATCTCCCAAGCCCATCGCCTATTTTTCTGAGGAGACCCATTATTCGATCCGTAAGGCGCTGCGAATGTTGGCGATTGACTCTGAGATTATCTCGTCTACGCCAAAAGGATCTATCAAGGTATCCAAATTAATGGATGCCATTCTGCAAAGTGATATCGATGCGAATCCTCCTCTGATTGTGGTGACCATGGGGACATCCTTTAAATGTGCCTACGATGATTTGGAGGAGATTGTTAAACAATTGCGTCAACACCATATCGAGAAGTTTTACATTCATGTTGATGCGGCATTGAGTGGACTATTTCTACCTTTTCTTGAGGTGAGTCAGGAAAATGATCATGATGCTAAGCTCTCCACAAACAAGATTCCTATTTTCGATTTTCGTCTCCCCATCGGCAGTATCGCGGTCTCCGGACATAAGTTTATTGGGACGCCTTTTCCTTGCGCCATTTTTATGACGCTGAAAGGCAACATGAGGCATGAGTGGGAAAAAATTGACTACGTGGGTAGTCTTGATTCCACGATGTCAGGGTCACGTAATGGGTTGGCTCCCATCTTCCTTTGGTATGCGATCGCCACAAAAGGATTTAGTGGATTGACTAAATATGCGTTAAAAATGCTCGAAACCGCAGACTATGCCGTTCAGCGGATTACCGATGCAGGCTTGAATGTTTGGAAAAATGATCTTGGTTTATCCGTGATCTTTGATCGTCCGCCGGAGTGGATTGTTCGCAAATGGTCTTTGGCAACGGTCGGAAATATGTCCCACATCTTCACGATGGGTCATGTCACTCATGAAATGATCGATGAACTTACCCAAGATTTACAGCAAGCAAGGCAAACTGGGCTGCGGAAAGAACAGCTGCCGAGTCATCATGTTCCCGCATTGACGATGGATGCGACGAATATTCCAAGTGTTAATTTCAATTGTCGAACTGACTACGCTTTGGAGCATGTTAATTCGATTGACCTGAAAAAACTTGAGCCGTTTTTCGAGGATATGCCTGCTGATGCTTATCTCGAAGGTGGTTATCGATTCAGACGTTTTTCGCATATAGAAGTGGTTGGCGATCGCATTCATCGATTACCCCATGGCTATTTATTCCAGAGTCAAGATTACAATCCCTTGCTAGGTGACGTGGTGAGAGATTATCCCGAATGTGACCAAGCATTGATTGATCTGCCTGATTTCCAGAAGTTGATATTTGAATTCTTTGAATTTGCGCGACTATGCACAACCTCCAATAAGATTGGTGTTCATCAAATTCGCACAATCGCCAGGATGGATCATGTTGGTCATCCTGCCCCAGAAGGTCGCCATCAAGATGGTGTGGATACGATCGGTATCTTTTGTTTGCGTCGCCACAACATTGAAGGAGCTGAAACCTCGCTATTTAAATCGAAGGATAGTGAGCAACCTGTGATGACAAAAATCCTCAATCCTGGGGAATTACTCGTGGTCAGTGATCGCCAATATTTCCATTACACATCTCCCACCCGTGCACTCTCGACTGAGAACGGTATTCGGGATGTATTTGTCCTCACTTGTCCTGACTTAGTCACGACAGAATTACCGAAACGATGAGAGTGTTTTTGGCGCAAACATGCTCTCACTAACTTTGCTGTTTAGTTGGGCGATCGCCACATTTTTGAAGTATTCCAAATCCAAATAGGAGTAATCATGTTGCAAACACGACAGACTCAAAACTTTAATTGCAAAACTGACTATGCGATTGAAAGCCTTAATGCCATTGATTTGGCAAAATTTGAACCCTTCTTTGAGAATCTCCCAGTCGATCCATATTTGGAGAGAGGGTATCGCTGCCGACGTTTTTCTCGTGTGCAAGTTTTGGGCGATCGCCTCTATCCATTAGCACCCAACTATTTCTCTCA from [Leptolyngbya] sp. PCC 7376 includes:
- a CDS encoding histidine decarboxylase, encoding MSVISDELQDKKKIVLEDFSLVNQSKKLERHEIKSHMDGLKEYFRDQKSHFAGYQVNADFDYSALSDFLEFHINNVGDPFVAGTYGIHSRMMERPIIEFFAKLFHAKEKDYWGYVTSGGTEANMYGLYTGRVFLESESTSSVSPKPIAYFSEETHYSIRKALRMLAIDSEIISSTPKGSIKVSKLMDAILQSDIDANPPLIVVTMGTSFKCAYDDLEEIVKQLRQHHIEKFYIHVDAALSGLFLPFLEVSQENDHDAKLSTNKIPIFDFRLPIGSIAVSGHKFIGTPFPCAIFMTLKGNMRHEWEKIDYVGSLDSTMSGSRNGLAPIFLWYAIATKGFSGLTKYALKMLETADYAVQRITDAGLNVWKNDLGLSVIFDRPPEWIVRKWSLATVGNMSHIFTMGHVTHEMIDELTQDLQQARQTGLRKEQLPSHHVPALTMDATNIPSVNFNCRTDYALEHVNSIDLKKLEPFFEDMPADAYLEGGYRFRRFSHIEVVGDRIHRLPHGYLFQSQDYNPLLGDVVRDYPECDQALIDLPDFQKLIFEFFEFARLCTTSNKIGVHQIRTIARMDHVGHPAPEGRHQDGVDTIGIFCLRRHNIEGAETSLFKSKDSEQPVMTKILNPGELLVVSDRQYFHYTSPTRALSTENGIRDVFVLTCPDLVTTELPKR